CAAAGACATGATTAACAGGTTTCTTCCTTCCCAAGAGGCGATTAATAGCAGAATGAacaccttttgctgatgaagatTTAGGTACTGACTGAATGTTGAGCAGCACAAACCTCATATGAATGTTGTTTCCCAACATTAACGAAAATGTTGATATTTGGAGTCTAGGGTAGGAAAGTAATGTCTCAACAATAGGGGTAGAAAAGTGTATGCAATTGATTTTGTATCAAAACACCACCATTAACTAGCGGTTACACGAAGATAAGACCTTAGGTGTTTTGGAAGTAATGTCTCAACAATAGGGGTAGGAAAGTGTATGCAATTGATTTTGTTTGTTTAGCCACAACAGTCATAGTATAAAAGATCAAAGAAAGGCAGTTGATAACTTAACTTAGCATGCGTAATTATGAGTTATACATGCACCTGACTAGTGTAATTGagaattacacatccatatatgacatgtgtatccagcaGTCAATGAAAACACATATGTAACTataacttaaacattcaattaacatgtgtaactcctaattacacatgtgtatacgaaagttacacatgcaatttggatgtgtagacgcaagttacacatgttgtgcATCAAAATTCTAAGACTCATACACTTGCACAATAATTTCTAAGTATCAAGATATTCATACACATTAATGAAACAACACATAACATGTCATATTGCTATAAATTTGTACACAAAGTACatctattcataaaaatgttgaaaataaAGCAAGTTATCTAAAATTAGAAAGAAGGAATCATCTTACTTACCACTGACTTTAGATCCTCCTCCAAAACTTCTCAAATACCACCACCTCTACCACTACAACCTCCTCATCTTCCACCAGAACCTGCATATCCACCACCAACACTATTGATGAACATTAGTACCCTCTACAGTTACGATGACGACAAGtaatcaccatcaacaacaaaaacaacaatattCTAAACGCATACATAGATTTAAAACTTGTTGATTCAATTAAAAACGAGAGAAATCTTATTGATTTTCAGATCTTTTCCCATACGGCGAtttcatttctgctgctgttgaagatcttCTTGATTCAATTGTTGAATTTGCACAAAAAGTAAGTAATTAGGGTTAAAACGACATTGAAGAAATTcgattgattcaaaaaaaaatcaggttcttcttcttctcagatcttaacagaatcaattaaaataaaaatcaaaaatctaATCAAACATTGAACTAATAACAGTAAGAATGATTAACCTAATCAAAAACCTAATCCGAAATGATTTCTGCTGCTTCGAATCAACTGAAACTTAGATTTgattcaaaatcttcaaaaaaacCCAATCGAACAAAAGAAAACCTAATCTGATGCatcttgaaaccaacaaaaacctaTATTCAAATGAAATCCATTCAAAGATTGATTCGTATTGGTGATTAACTGATGATTACCTGCAAAATcgtctcgtcttcttcttcacagatCTAAAATCGCATGAGCGGAGAGAGAAAAATAATgcagaagagagagaaaaagaaaagagaaatgaaaatatcttctGGGATTCCTCCTGTATAAATAGTAAAGGGTAGTtttgtcattattaaaattcgtaataattaattatgggccagatctgaagaaatatTGATATTCTGGGCCTAGTAGTATCATTTCATGAAAGTATGGACTTGACAGTGGATGATCCATTtggtggggcttctatatgtttgaacccatatagcagggggttatagtatttttcacttctaTAAAACCAATAATAGAATTGACTCATGAACATAAAGAGACACCATTGAGtcttagaataaaaaaaaaaagaaaactagttaTAACTTCAAAAACAATATGAAGCACATTTATTAAAGTAGACTCAACATTGATTCTAAAATAAAAACTCTTGATACCTGCCTGAGTGCAAATGCTCTGGATATCTCATTAGAGGGGGATGTTCTACAGCTCAACTGCTCAGTCTAGTTGCGGAAACAGGTGTTGGCAACAGAGGTAACACAAACGCCTTGATGAgttggggagaattatttggagtaTTAGCAACCCTATCCTTTTTGGAATTTCCATTTTCGATATTGTAGGTACCTATATAATATGTTTTAGAGCTACAGAAGATTTCCAAGATCACAATATTTTGAGTTGTAGAATCAAAAGCTAAAGGCCGAAAGATATGGTCAGAAGTGTGCCTGAAAAGCCATGTATAACCGAaacaacgaatccatccattgctagtctcatcatcatcttgcagTACCCAAATGCTCGCCTGGCTTGTATCGTAATGGATACAAGCAATAGACCCTTCGAACTCTGTGAGACACTTTTCACCACCTGGTTTAACAACTTCCTGTCGATGATCGCAAATATCACCGCCAGTGTCTTCCGTCTTGCTGTTTTTGACGTCAAGAGCTAATATGCTATTACCTTGACGTCCTTCATTCCAATACAACACTCCACAAATTTCAATCATATTAAATTTTCTTTGTAAACATTCTGGCATACTAACAGCCTGATCAACCAAAACTTCATAACTACTCCACTTATCCAAATCAGAAGAGTATATCTCGATTTTGAAATTTCTTTTCCTTCTGCAAAATTGCGGGATGCGAACAACTTTGTAACCCATTCCAGAATACGTCGACGATGACTCACAAATCAAACCCAGGAAAACACTAACCTTATAACTAAGTACTTTGGGTAACATAACATATTGCTTCAAAAGTGGATTACATACATATAATTTTGTGTGATGATGCTTTGTAGTCGAACATAAAACCAAACCATTGTTTGAAACCGCTAAAATGTATAACTTAAATGGATGCACTTTTGTACTAATGAAATCCAGAGAAAGCATATTTGATACAGATTCCGAGTAAATATCTAATGATGAAGTCGTAACATAATCACTTACCGATAGAGTCATATCATATATGATTGTCATCCATGGATTAAAATCATTGATTTTCATCCATTCAGAAATGAAAATTGGATTCGACAGAATCGAACACCAGTGTTTAGAAACTAACCTCATTTGAAAGATTAATCTCCATGTAAGACTGAGG
This is a stretch of genomic DNA from Papaver somniferum cultivar HN1 chromosome 1, ASM357369v1, whole genome shotgun sequence. It encodes these proteins:
- the LOC113322536 gene encoding uncharacterized protein LOC113322536 isoform X1, with the translated sequence MAKKMSLIADSTCIENGDILFEIFLSLTWRLIFQMRRKRNFKIEIYSSDLDKWSSYEVLVDQAVSMPECLQRKFNMIEICGVLYWNEGRQGNSILALDVKNSKTEDTGGDICDHRQEVVKPGGEKCLTEFEGSIACIHYDTSQASIWVLQDDDETSNGWIRCFGYTWLFRHTSDHIFRPLAFDSTTQNIVILEIFCSSKTYYIGTYNIENGNSKKDRVANTPNNSPQLIKAFVLPLLPTPVSATRLSS
- the LOC113322536 gene encoding uncharacterized protein LOC113322536 isoform X2; translated protein: MAKKMSLIADSTCIENGDILFEIFLSLTWRLIFQMRKRNFKIEIYSSDLDKWSSYEVLVDQAVSMPECLQRKFNMIEICGVLYWNEGRQGNSILALDVKNSKTEDTGGDICDHRQEVVKPGGEKCLTEFEGSIACIHYDTSQASIWVLQDDDETSNGWIRCFGYTWLFRHTSDHIFRPLAFDSTTQNIVILEIFCSSKTYYIGTYNIENGNSKKDRVANTPNNSPQLIKAFVLPLLPTPVSATRLSS